Proteins encoded in a region of the Pseudomonas shahriarae genome:
- a CDS encoding RNA polymerase sigma factor, protein MTVKAQVEAVYRSESRRILATLIRLLGDFDLAEEALHEAFFVAVERWQQDGVPDNPRAWLVSAGRFKAIDRLRRQARFTPLLQEQADALEAADWSAEDVEDDRLRLIFTCCHPALAADAQVPLTLREICDLTTEEIARAFLVTPATIAQRIVRAKGKIREARIPYQVPSLAELPERLDSVLRVIYLVFNEGYSASMGADLTRDDLTREAIRLGRLLLELLPEPEVMGLLALMLLHESRRPARLSAAAELVLLDEQDRTLWDAALIAQGCGLVEQALATRRFGPYCLQAAIAAVHAEAPSAAQTDWPQIVGLYDVLLRMLPSPVIELNRAVALAMRDGPLAGLQQVEGILVRGELRDYHLAHSARGEFCRQLGRMKEARQAYETALGLTQQAPEKRFIERRLATCTDSPL, encoded by the coding sequence ACCGCAGTGAGTCGCGGCGCATCCTGGCGACGTTGATTCGCCTGCTGGGGGATTTCGACCTCGCCGAAGAAGCCCTGCACGAGGCGTTCTTCGTCGCGGTCGAACGCTGGCAGCAGGACGGTGTGCCCGACAATCCCCGAGCGTGGCTGGTGTCTGCCGGGCGCTTCAAGGCCATCGACCGCTTGCGTCGCCAGGCCCGTTTCACCCCGTTGTTGCAGGAGCAGGCCGATGCGCTGGAAGCGGCTGACTGGAGTGCCGAAGACGTGGAAGACGACCGCCTGCGCCTGATCTTTACCTGCTGCCATCCGGCGCTGGCGGCGGATGCGCAAGTGCCGCTTACCCTGCGTGAGATTTGTGACCTCACCACCGAGGAAATTGCCCGGGCCTTCCTGGTCACGCCGGCCACCATCGCCCAGCGCATCGTGCGGGCCAAGGGCAAGATCCGCGAGGCCAGGATTCCCTACCAGGTGCCGTCCCTGGCGGAGTTGCCCGAGCGCCTGGACAGCGTATTGCGGGTGATTTACCTGGTGTTCAACGAGGGCTACTCGGCGTCCATGGGCGCTGACCTGACCCGTGACGACTTGACCCGCGAGGCCATCCGCCTGGGCCGCCTGCTCCTGGAGTTGCTGCCGGAGCCGGAAGTCATGGGCCTGCTGGCGTTGATGCTGCTCCATGAATCCCGGCGCCCGGCCCGGCTTTCTGCCGCCGCTGAGCTGGTGCTGCTGGATGAGCAGGACCGCACGCTGTGGGATGCAGCGCTGATTGCCCAGGGCTGTGGGTTGGTAGAACAGGCCCTGGCCACCCGGCGTTTCGGGCCTTACTGCCTGCAAGCGGCGATTGCCGCGGTACACGCCGAGGCCCCGAGTGCGGCGCAGACCGACTGGCCACAGATTGTCGGCCTGTATGACGTGCTGCTGCGGATGCTGCCGTCGCCCGTGATCGAGCTCAACCGCGCCGTTGCCCTGGCCATGCGCGATGGGCCGTTGGCGGGGTTGCAGCAAGTCGAGGGGATCCTGGTGCGTGGCGAGTTACGGGATTACCACCTGGCGCATTCGGCACGGGGGGAGTTCTGTCGGCAACTGGGGCGGATGAAAGAGGCGCGCCAGGCGTATGAAACAGCCCTGGGCCTGACCCAGCAGGCCCCGGAAAAACGCTTTATCGAACGACGCCTGGCAACCTGCACCGATAGCCCTTTGTAG